In Triticum urartu cultivar G1812 chromosome 6, Tu2.1, whole genome shotgun sequence, the following proteins share a genomic window:
- the LOC125514437 gene encoding uncharacterized protein LOC125514437 isoform X1 produces the protein MSIACCLPVVECVYCLACTRWVWQRCLHTTGYDSETWGLASPGEFEPVPRLCRFILAVYEDDLETPQWAPPGGYGIEPRWVVRRRTPEHTHGRAPTYLLYVDHRHADVVLAVRGMDMAKESDYAVLLDNRIGQAGFDGGYVHNGLLKAAEWVLDAECDALRDLLATNPGYTLTFAGHSLGSGVAAMLALLAVRDRDRLGGVERRRVRCFAMAPPRCMSLNLAVRYADVINSVILQDDFLPRTDIPLEDIIKSLFCLPCLLCGNCLIATCIPESVMLRDPRRLYAPGRLYHIVERKPFRCGRYPPAVRTAVPVDGRFEHIVLSCNAISDHAIIWIEREAQRAVDLMLENERTMKAPENQRMDGETAATRDHIEEQQAALRRAVTLGIADVNLPSTYGTFDENATPEERQASPVLLDSGRRRMVWNEWIARIFEKDESGQMVPRR, from the exons ATGTCCATCGCGTGCTGCTTGCCAGTGGTGGAGTGCGTGTACTGCCTGGCATGCACGCGCTGGGTGTGGCAGCGCTGCCTCCACACCACCGGCTACGACAGCGAGACCTGGGGCCTCGCCTCGCCGGGGGAGTTCGAGCCCGTGCCGCGGCTATGCCGCTTCATCCTAGCCGTCTACGAGGACGACCTCGAGACCCCGCAGTGGGCGCCTCCGGGCGGCTACGGCATCGAGCCCCGGTGGGTGGTGCGGCGGAGGACGCCCGAGCACACCCACGGGCGCGCCCCGACCTACCTGCTGTACGTCGACCACCGGCACGCGGACGTCGTGCTCGCCGTGCGCGGCATGGACATGGCCAAGGAGAGCGACTACGCCGTGCTGCTGGACAACAGGATCGGCCAGGCGGGCTTCGACGGCGGCTACGTGCACAACGGCCTGCTCAAGGCCGCCGAGTGGGTGCTCGACGCCGAGTGCGACGCGCTGCGGGACCTCCTGGCCACCAACCCCGGCTACACGCTCACGTTCGCCGGGCACTCCCTCGGCTCCGGCGTCGCGGCCATGCTGGCTCTGCTGGCGGTGCGCGACCGGGACCGGCTGGGCGGggtggagaggaggagggtacGGTGCTTCGCCATGGCGCCTCCCAGGTGCATGTCGCTCAATCTGGCTGTCCGTTATGCCGACGTCATTAACTCGGTTATTCTTCAG GATGATTTTCTGCCTCGCACCGACATTCCTCTGGAAGACATTATCAAGTCACTTTTCTG TTTGCCATGCCTTCTGTGTGGGAACTGCCTGATAGCTACATGCATACCTGAAAGTGTCATGTTGAGAGATCCAAGGCGTCTCTACGCACCCGGCCGGCTTTACCACATTGTAGAAAGGAAGCCTTTCAG ATGTGGAAGATATCCGCCTGCCGTTAGAACAGCAGTGCCAGTGGATGGCAGATTCGAGCACATAGTTCTTTCTTGCAACGCAATTTCTGACCATGCCATTATCTGGATAGAAAGGGAAGCCCAAAGAGCAGTGGAT TTGATGCTGGAGAATGAGAGGACCATGAAAGCGCcggaaaatcaaaggatggatgGCGAAACCGCGGCAACAAGGGATCACATTGAGGAGCAGCAGGCGGCCCTGAGGCGTGCTGTCACGCTAGGGATCGCAGATGTTAACCTGCCGTCAACATACGGAACATTCGACGAAAATGCAACTCCGGAGGAGCGCCAGGCATCGCCGGTGCTGCTTGACAGTGGCAGGCGCAGAATGGTTTGGAATGAGTGGATCGCGAGGATATTTGAGAAGGATGAATCCGGGCAAATGGTTCCACGGAGATAG
- the LOC125514437 gene encoding uncharacterized protein LOC125514437 isoform X2 has translation MSIACCLPVVECVYCLACTRWVWQRCLHTTGYDSETWGLASPGEFEPVPRLCRFILAVYEDDLETPQWAPPGGYGIEPRWVVRRRTPEHTHGRAPTYLLYVDHRHADVVLAVRGMDMAKESDYAVLLDNRIGQAGFDGGYVHNGLLKAAEWVLDAECDALRDLLATNPGYTLTFAGHSLGSGVAAMLALLAVRDRDRLGGVERRRVRCFAMAPPRCMSLNLAVRYADVINSVILQDDFLPRTDIPLEDIIKSLFCLPCLLCGNCLIATCIPESVMLRDPRRLYAPGRLYHIVERKPFRCGRYPPAVRTAVPVDGRFEHIVLSCNAISDHAIIWIEREAQRAVDVFICTVAVMHKLPTK, from the exons ATGTCCATCGCGTGCTGCTTGCCAGTGGTGGAGTGCGTGTACTGCCTGGCATGCACGCGCTGGGTGTGGCAGCGCTGCCTCCACACCACCGGCTACGACAGCGAGACCTGGGGCCTCGCCTCGCCGGGGGAGTTCGAGCCCGTGCCGCGGCTATGCCGCTTCATCCTAGCCGTCTACGAGGACGACCTCGAGACCCCGCAGTGGGCGCCTCCGGGCGGCTACGGCATCGAGCCCCGGTGGGTGGTGCGGCGGAGGACGCCCGAGCACACCCACGGGCGCGCCCCGACCTACCTGCTGTACGTCGACCACCGGCACGCGGACGTCGTGCTCGCCGTGCGCGGCATGGACATGGCCAAGGAGAGCGACTACGCCGTGCTGCTGGACAACAGGATCGGCCAGGCGGGCTTCGACGGCGGCTACGTGCACAACGGCCTGCTCAAGGCCGCCGAGTGGGTGCTCGACGCCGAGTGCGACGCGCTGCGGGACCTCCTGGCCACCAACCCCGGCTACACGCTCACGTTCGCCGGGCACTCCCTCGGCTCCGGCGTCGCGGCCATGCTGGCTCTGCTGGCGGTGCGCGACCGGGACCGGCTGGGCGGggtggagaggaggagggtacGGTGCTTCGCCATGGCGCCTCCCAGGTGCATGTCGCTCAATCTGGCTGTCCGTTATGCCGACGTCATTAACTCGGTTATTCTTCAG GATGATTTTCTGCCTCGCACCGACATTCCTCTGGAAGACATTATCAAGTCACTTTTCTG TTTGCCATGCCTTCTGTGTGGGAACTGCCTGATAGCTACATGCATACCTGAAAGTGTCATGTTGAGAGATCCAAGGCGTCTCTACGCACCCGGCCGGCTTTACCACATTGTAGAAAGGAAGCCTTTCAG ATGTGGAAGATATCCGCCTGCCGTTAGAACAGCAGTGCCAGTGGATGGCAGATTCGAGCACATAGTTCTTTCTTGCAACGCAATTTCTGACCATGCCATTATCTGGATAGAAAGGGAAGCCCAAAGAGCAGTGGAT GTCTTTATCTGTACAGTTGCTGTGATGCACAAATTGCCTACAAAATAG
- the LOC125514438 gene encoding peroxidase P7-like translates to MAAFPSVSAARTRPRPILLLVLAASVVAVAVLARGARAQLSAGFYSASCPTVHGAVRQVMSQAVLNDTRTGAAILRLFFHDCFVNGCDASLLLDDTATTPGEKSSGPNAGGSTFGFDVIDNIKTQVEAACPGIVSCADILALAARDSVNLLGGPSWAVPLGRRDATAPDPDGARTLPGPDLDLAALVSAFAAKGLTSRDLAALSGAHTVGMARCVQFRTHVYCDANVSPAFASQQRQLCPASGGDASLAPLDPLTPNEFDNGYYRNLMSGAGLLRSDQELFNNGAVDSLVRLYSANPAAFSADFAASMINLGNVSPLTGASGEIRLDCRKVNS, encoded by the exons ATGGCCGCCTTCCCCTCCGTGTCTGCGGCGAGGACGAGGCCGAGACCCATCCTCCTCCTGGTCCTGGCCGCGTCGGTGGTCGCGGTGGCGGTGCTCGCGCGCGGCGCCCGCGCGCAGCTCTCCGCGGGGTTCTACTCGGCGAGCTGCCCCACCGTGCACGGCGCCGTGCGCCAGGTCATGTCGCAGGCCGTCCTGAACGACACCCGCACCGGCGCCGCCatcctccgcctcttcttccACGACTGCTTCGTCAAC GGCTGCGACGCCTCGCTGCTGCTCGACGACACGGCCACCACGCCCGGCGAGAAGAGCTCCGGCCCCAACGCCGGCGGCTCCACCTTCGGCTTCGACGTCATCGACAACATCAAGACGCAGGTCGAGGCCGCCTGCCCCGGGATCGTCTCCTGCGCCGACATCCTCGCCCTCGCCGCGCGCGACAGCGTCAACCTG CTGGGCGGGCCGAGCTGGGCGGTGCCCCTGGGGCGGCGCGACGCGACGGCCCCGGACCCGGACGGGGCGAGGACGCTGCCGGGCCCGGACCTGGACCTCGCCGCGCTCGTCTCCGCCTTCGCCGCCAAGGGGCTCACGTCGCGCGACCTGGCCGCGCTCTCGGGCGCGCACACGGTCGGCATGGCGCGCTGCGTGCAGTTCCGCACCCACGTCTACTGCGACGCCAACGTGAGCCCGGCCTTCGCGTCGCAGCAGCGGCAGCTCTGCCCGGCCTCCGGCGGCGACGCCAGCCTCGCGCCGCTCGACCCGCTCACCCCCAACGAGTTCGACAACGGATACTACCGGAACCTCATGTCCGGCGCCGGGCTGCTGCGCTCCGACCAGGAGCTCTTCAACAACGGGGCCGTGGACTCCCTGGTGCGCCTCTACAGCGCCAACCCCGCCGCCTTCTCGGCCGACTTCGCCGCCTCCATGATCAACCTCGGCAACGTCAGCCCGCTCACGGGGGCCAGCGGGGAGATCAGGCTGGATTGCAGGAAAGTCAATTCTTGA